A part of Amycolatopsis lurida genomic DNA contains:
- a CDS encoding GlxA family transcriptional regulator, whose translation MHRVRALVRPVQSTFELGIAAEVFGTERAGVPRYYEFDVCTEKPGPVPTTAGYEISVTSGLSALADADTVLIPGWSPAEAPLSAQVRRALLRAHARGARLVTICSGVFALARTGLLDGRTATTHWARVSHLQEEFPRIRVEPDVLYVDHGDVATSAGAGAGIDLCLHLVRRDHGAAHAALVARHMVMPPHRDGGQAQFVPAPPTGDELDGLLEWAGERLGTPLSVGDLAAHLNVSPRTLARRFADQLGTTPGAWLLTRRVTEARTLLEETALPVEVIAARVGLTSAVNLRRRFRDQVGTTPGAYRRAFRGPVSP comes from the coding sequence ATGCATCGCGTGAGGGCACTGGTGCGGCCGGTGCAGTCGACCTTCGAGCTCGGGATCGCCGCCGAGGTCTTCGGTACGGAGCGCGCCGGAGTGCCGCGGTACTACGAATTCGACGTCTGCACGGAGAAACCCGGCCCGGTGCCGACCACGGCCGGGTACGAGATCTCCGTGACCAGCGGCCTGTCCGCGCTGGCGGACGCCGACACGGTGCTCATCCCCGGCTGGTCCCCGGCGGAGGCACCGCTCTCGGCCCAGGTGCGCCGGGCGCTCCTGCGCGCGCACGCCAGGGGAGCGCGGCTCGTCACGATCTGTTCCGGCGTTTTCGCGCTGGCCAGGACCGGGTTGCTGGACGGCAGGACGGCGACCACCCATTGGGCGCGTGTTTCCCATCTACAGGAGGAATTCCCGCGGATTCGCGTGGAACCGGACGTGCTCTACGTGGACCACGGCGACGTCGCCACGAGCGCCGGGGCGGGCGCGGGGATCGATCTCTGCCTGCACCTGGTCCGGCGTGACCACGGGGCCGCGCACGCCGCCCTCGTCGCCCGGCACATGGTGATGCCGCCGCACCGGGACGGCGGTCAGGCGCAGTTCGTCCCGGCCCCGCCGACCGGCGACGAGCTGGACGGTCTCCTCGAATGGGCGGGCGAACGCCTCGGGACACCGTTGTCGGTGGGTGATCTGGCCGCGCACCTCAACGTCTCACCCCGAACCCTCGCCCGGCGCTTCGCCGATCAGCTCGGCACCACGCCGGGCGCCTGGTTGCTGACGCGGCGCGTGACCGAGGCGCGCACCCTGCTGGAGGAGACCGCCTTGCCGGTGGAAGTGATCGCGGCCCGCGTCGGGCTGACGTCGGCCGTGAATCTCCGCCGTCGTTTCCGCGATCAGGTCGGCACGACGCCGGGCGCGTACCGGCGCGCCTTCCGGGGCCCGGTTTCGCCTTGA
- a CDS encoding helix-turn-helix domain-containing protein codes for MADILPFHQKRPEPEPLWRDVLGKSLRAAREDQGGRLVDVAERAGISPQYLSEIERGRKEPSSEMIAAVTGALGLDLADLLFGIAGTISRGGSTGLAVGRRPRGPVLMAA; via the coding sequence ATGGCGGACATCCTCCCTTTCCACCAGAAGCGTCCCGAACCGGAGCCGCTGTGGCGTGACGTGCTGGGCAAGAGCCTGCGCGCCGCGAGGGAGGACCAGGGCGGCCGCCTCGTCGACGTCGCGGAACGCGCCGGGATTTCGCCGCAGTACCTCTCCGAGATCGAACGCGGCCGCAAGGAGCCGTCCAGCGAGATGATCGCCGCGGTCACCGGCGCGCTCGGGCTCGACCTGGCGGACCTGCTCTTCGGTATCGCGGGCACGATCAGCCGGGGCGGCAGCACGGGTCTCGCGGTCGGCCGGCGGCCGCGAGGACCCGTGCTCATGGCCGCTTGA
- a CDS encoding ClpP family protease has product MSTYTIPNVISRSPAGERIMDVYSHLLSERIIYLGTAIDSGVANALITQLLYLEADNPEQEINLYINTEGGDPSAMLALYDTMRFIKAPVATTCVGQAVAAGAILLAAGEAGHRFVLPHTRVVLHQPAAQGRGTIPDLILQADEVVRVRTQLEEILSAHTGRAVADLRHDTDRDRVFDAAGAVAYGLADRVLDERA; this is encoded by the coding sequence ATGAGCACCTACACCATCCCCAACGTCATCTCCCGCAGTCCCGCCGGCGAGCGGATCATGGACGTCTACTCGCATCTGCTGTCGGAGCGGATCATCTACCTCGGGACCGCGATCGATTCGGGCGTGGCGAACGCGCTGATCACGCAGCTGCTGTACCTGGAAGCGGACAACCCCGAGCAGGAGATCAACCTCTACATCAACACCGAGGGCGGCGACCCGTCGGCGATGCTCGCGCTGTACGACACGATGCGCTTCATCAAGGCGCCGGTGGCCACGACCTGCGTCGGCCAGGCCGTCGCGGCGGGCGCGATCCTGCTGGCCGCCGGCGAGGCGGGGCACCGGTTCGTGCTTCCCCACACCAGGGTGGTGCTGCACCAGCCCGCCGCGCAGGGCCGCGGCACCATCCCGGACCTCATCCTGCAGGCCGACGAAGTGGTGCGGGTGCGGACGCAGCTGGAAGAGATCCTCTCCGCGCACACCGGCCGCGCCGTCGCCGATCTCCGGCACGACACCGACCGGGACCGCGTGTTCGACGCGGCGGGCGCGGTCGCGTACGGGCTCGCGGACCGCGTCCTCGACGAGCGTGCTTAG
- a CDS encoding ClpP family protease: MTEYEKQPLFDQRLRERFFSQRVLVLDGALDDDNGTVLTTQLLSLASEDPRKDIALWIHSPGGSVPSMLAIRDVMRLVPCDVATLALGLACSAGQFLLSAGTPGKRFALPHARILMHQGSAGIGGSAVEVEVQADDLRYTRDTVLGLIADDTGQPIDRIFADSLHDRWFTTEQAREYGFIDHIVESLDQVVPVRTHKLGLGTERGAGA, translated from the coding sequence ATGACCGAATACGAGAAGCAGCCACTCTTCGACCAACGGCTCCGGGAACGGTTCTTCAGCCAGCGTGTGCTGGTCCTCGACGGCGCGCTCGACGACGACAACGGGACGGTCCTCACCACCCAGCTGCTGTCACTGGCGAGCGAGGACCCGCGCAAGGACATCGCGTTGTGGATCCATTCGCCGGGTGGTTCGGTCCCCTCGATGCTGGCCATCCGCGACGTGATGCGGCTCGTGCCGTGCGACGTCGCGACCCTCGCGCTGGGGCTGGCGTGCAGCGCCGGGCAGTTCCTGCTTTCCGCGGGCACCCCCGGCAAACGCTTCGCCCTGCCGCACGCCCGGATCCTGATGCACCAGGGCTCGGCGGGCATCGGCGGTTCGGCCGTCGAAGTGGAGGTGCAGGCGGACGACCTGCGCTACACGCGGGACACGGTGCTGGGCCTCATCGCCGACGACACCGGGCAGCCCATCGACCGGATCTTCGCCGACTCGCTCCACGATCGCTGGTTCACCACCGAGCAGGCGCGCGAATACGGCTTCATCGACCACATCGTCGAGAGCCTCGACCAGGTCGTCCCCGTCCGCACGCACAAACTCGGCCTCGGCACGGAAAGGGGTGCGGGCGCATGA
- a CDS encoding serine/threonine-protein kinase, producing the protein MTAVSRTIAERYTLLDELGRDGTAVLWRAEDGPDRIQVAIKELPLPTREPALVERLQREARVSVEHPSVVPVHDVVVADGAAFLVMDLVEAQTLEELVSAGPLPPRSVAEIGGQVLGALAAAHTAGIVHGDVRPANVLVGTGGAVYLTGFGIAKALDPAGTPAFLAPETIAGHEGTPHSDLWSLGVTLLSASEGGNFFQRANVAATLYAVVNEQPPITRTPAPLADVLRGLLAKAPQERMLPDHALPLLAQAANGIETPVPILPAPQRPGLTPPSVFAVLAGVAGMVLGFALLANAMLMHQAYYFVVEFSHPFISLGGISLILAGVAAVAGGASLLARARAGQILLSVSALLTLLSLFLLTVLGEDWMYLGLALHAGLTIDLLLLAFAVALAGVVWFVPAKRPAVG; encoded by the coding sequence GTGACGGCAGTTTCCCGCACGATCGCCGAGCGCTACACCCTGCTCGATGAGCTGGGTCGCGACGGGACGGCCGTGCTGTGGCGTGCCGAGGACGGGCCGGACCGGATCCAGGTCGCGATCAAGGAACTGCCGCTTCCCACCCGTGAGCCCGCCCTCGTGGAGCGGCTCCAGCGTGAAGCCCGTGTCTCCGTGGAGCACCCGTCGGTGGTGCCCGTCCACGACGTCGTGGTGGCGGACGGGGCGGCGTTCCTCGTGATGGACCTGGTGGAAGCACAGACCTTGGAGGAGCTGGTCTCCGCGGGACCGCTGCCGCCTCGGTCGGTGGCCGAGATCGGCGGGCAGGTGCTCGGCGCGCTCGCCGCCGCGCATACGGCGGGCATCGTGCACGGGGACGTGCGGCCCGCCAACGTCCTGGTGGGTACCGGCGGCGCGGTGTACCTGACCGGTTTCGGGATCGCCAAGGCCCTCGACCCGGCAGGCACCCCCGCGTTCCTCGCCCCCGAAACGATCGCGGGGCACGAAGGCACTCCCCATTCCGATCTCTGGTCGCTCGGCGTGACGCTGCTCAGCGCGAGCGAGGGCGGGAACTTCTTCCAGCGGGCGAACGTCGCGGCCACGCTGTACGCCGTCGTCAACGAGCAGCCGCCGATCACCCGGACGCCCGCGCCGCTCGCGGACGTCCTCCGCGGCCTGCTGGCGAAAGCACCGCAAGAGCGCATGCTGCCGGATCACGCGCTCCCGCTGCTGGCCCAGGCCGCGAACGGGATCGAAACCCCGGTGCCGATCCTGCCCGCGCCGCAACGGCCAGGGCTGACCCCGCCCTCCGTGTTCGCGGTCCTGGCGGGGGTGGCAGGCATGGTGCTCGGCTTCGCACTGCTCGCGAACGCGATGCTGATGCACCAGGCGTACTACTTCGTTGTCGAGTTCTCGCATCCGTTCATCTCGCTGGGCGGCATCAGCTTGATCCTCGCCGGGGTGGCCGCGGTGGCGGGCGGCGCGAGCCTGCTCGCCAGGGCCCGGGCGGGGCAGATCCTGCTCAGCGTCTCCGCGCTGCTGACGTTGCTCTCGCTGTTCCTGCTGACCGTCCTCGGCGAGGATTGGATGTATCTCGGTCTCGCGTTGCATGCGGGTCTCACCATCGATCTCCTCCTCCTCGCTTTCGCCGTCGCCCTGGCGGGAGTCGTCTGGTTCGTCCCGGCCAAACGCCCTGCTGTGGGCTGA
- a CDS encoding PucR family transcriptional regulator, whose product MLTLAALVDDPALELRVVVPGRDGALTEQVLWVHNTELPDPGPYVREHEVVLTNGLWLDRVGPAEFVARVVGAGAAGIIFGLRVEQRDTPPELADACREAGLPLLEISVAVPFTAVTRAAAAIQATDRQNALLSLVRRGDELTSALSRGAGASGVLAVLRREHELPLAVVDRMGRELASAGTGLDAGQSRAAAEALAGHPPPLEADLGAGTRAALFPVGAIGDADAALLCLRPVAELTREERDALEQTARYLSLEVARHQAVQAIEMRFAVELLDMVLSGAQRAAEVPGRLRAFGVDPDGPLAVIALAFAGDGAATPPGMAEAVTDFLLADGLPAVVAAGSQDVVAVLPFRSGRQSPAAFAPRLAAAVSHRLAGGRVVVGLADPVSGAAELRVPLSRSREACRVLRGRRSGPVAASFAELGSYRLLLESHDEQWRHTFADALLGPLREHDRVRDGDLETTLRAFLDHDGQWAATAAALYVHVNTLRNRLAKVSELTGRDVGRTADRVDLFLALEAAQSG is encoded by the coding sequence ATGCTGACCTTGGCGGCCCTGGTCGACGACCCGGCTCTCGAACTGCGGGTGGTCGTCCCCGGCCGCGACGGGGCGCTAACCGAGCAGGTGCTGTGGGTGCACAACACCGAGCTCCCCGACCCCGGGCCGTATGTGCGCGAACACGAGGTCGTGCTGACCAACGGCCTGTGGCTGGATCGCGTCGGGCCGGCGGAGTTCGTCGCGCGGGTGGTCGGCGCCGGAGCGGCGGGGATCATCTTCGGCCTGCGCGTGGAGCAACGGGACACTCCGCCGGAACTCGCCGACGCCTGCCGGGAAGCGGGGCTGCCCCTGCTGGAGATCTCGGTGGCGGTGCCCTTCACGGCGGTCACCCGCGCGGCGGCGGCGATCCAGGCCACGGACCGGCAGAACGCGTTGCTGTCGCTGGTACGCCGAGGGGACGAGCTGACCTCGGCGCTGTCGCGAGGTGCGGGCGCGTCCGGCGTGCTCGCGGTCCTCCGTCGTGAGCACGAGCTTCCGCTGGCGGTCGTGGACCGGATGGGCCGGGAACTCGCCTCCGCCGGTACCGGACTGGACGCCGGTCAGTCGCGGGCCGCGGCGGAGGCACTGGCCGGGCATCCGCCGCCACTGGAGGCGGATCTCGGCGCGGGGACACGGGCGGCGTTGTTCCCGGTGGGCGCGATCGGCGACGCGGACGCCGCGCTGCTGTGCCTGCGCCCCGTGGCCGAACTGACGCGCGAGGAGCGTGACGCGCTGGAGCAGACCGCCCGCTACCTCAGCCTGGAGGTGGCCCGGCACCAGGCGGTACAGGCGATCGAGATGCGCTTCGCCGTGGAACTGCTGGACATGGTGCTGTCCGGCGCGCAGCGCGCCGCGGAGGTACCCGGCAGGTTGCGTGCCTTCGGCGTCGACCCGGACGGGCCGCTGGCGGTGATCGCGCTGGCGTTCGCGGGTGACGGCGCCGCGACCCCGCCGGGGATGGCGGAGGCCGTGACGGACTTCCTGCTGGCGGACGGGCTGCCCGCGGTCGTGGCGGCGGGCAGCCAGGACGTCGTCGCGGTGCTGCCGTTCCGTTCGGGACGGCAGTCGCCCGCCGCTTTCGCGCCGCGGCTGGCGGCGGCGGTTTCGCACCGCCTCGCCGGAGGGCGCGTGGTCGTCGGGCTCGCCGATCCCGTTTCCGGCGCGGCGGAACTGCGCGTGCCGTTGTCGCGCAGCCGCGAAGCCTGCCGCGTGCTCCGGGGCAGGCGTAGCGGCCCGGTCGCGGCGAGTTTCGCCGAACTGGGCAGCTACCGGCTGCTGCTGGAGTCGCACGACGAGCAATGGCGGCACACCTTCGCCGACGCCCTGCTCGGCCCGCTGCGCGAGCACGACCGCGTCCGCGACGGCGACCTGGAGACGACCCTGCGGGCGTTCCTCGACCACGACGGTCAGTGGGCGGCCACCGCCGCGGCGCTGTACGTGCACGTCAACACCCTGCGCAACCGGCTCGCCAAGGTCTCCGAGCTGACCGGTCGCGACGTCGGGCGGACCGCGGACCGGGTCGACCTGTTCCTGGCGCTGGAGGCGGCTCAGTCCGGATAG
- a CDS encoding polysaccharide deacetylase family protein, with product MTEPSWHGGAAAVATLTFDVDAESPILARGRGYAGHLSTMSHQAYGPRVGVPRILDLLDELAVPATFFVPGWVAEQRPGLAATIVERGHEVAHHSYGHRPPTAMTAAEQRADFERGMAVFAAQGIEISGHRAAGWESTWDTPALVAEHGLSYDSSLMADDRPYLIETGAGRIAELPVHWSLDDWEQYAFLPAPQVGSVITSPARVLEMWRAELDAMRRYRCLFNLCLHPFLSGRPGRLEAVRSLIEFGLGLGDVRFARCRDVAAAALADPGLPTESLRRLEIDPSVYPD from the coding sequence GTGACGGAACCAAGCTGGCACGGCGGCGCGGCCGCGGTGGCGACCCTGACCTTCGACGTCGACGCGGAATCGCCGATCCTCGCGCGAGGCCGGGGTTACGCCGGCCACCTCTCGACCATGTCCCATCAGGCGTACGGCCCCCGGGTGGGGGTGCCGCGCATCCTCGACCTGCTCGACGAGCTGGCCGTGCCCGCGACGTTCTTCGTGCCGGGCTGGGTCGCCGAACAGCGGCCCGGCCTCGCCGCCACGATCGTGGAGCGCGGGCACGAGGTGGCCCACCACTCCTACGGCCACCGGCCGCCGACCGCGATGACCGCCGCCGAGCAGCGTGCCGATTTCGAGCGGGGCATGGCGGTCTTCGCCGCACAGGGCATCGAGATCAGCGGTCACCGCGCGGCGGGCTGGGAGTCCACTTGGGACACTCCGGCGCTGGTGGCCGAACACGGGTTGAGCTACGACTCGTCGCTGATGGCCGACGACCGTCCGTATCTGATCGAAACCGGCGCGGGCCGGATCGCCGAGCTGCCGGTGCACTGGTCGCTCGACGACTGGGAGCAGTACGCGTTCCTTCCCGCGCCTCAGGTCGGCTCGGTGATCACGTCCCCGGCGCGGGTGCTGGAGATGTGGCGCGCGGAGCTGGACGCGATGCGCCGCTACCGCTGCCTGTTCAACCTGTGCCTGCACCCGTTCCTTTCGGGCAGGCCGGGACGGCTGGAGGCCGTGCGCTCGCTCATCGAGTTCGGGCTCGGCCTCGGCGACGTCCGGTTCGCCCGGTGCCGCGACGTGGCGGCCGCGGCGCTCGCCGACCCCGGCTTGCCCACGGAATCCTTGCGGCGCCTCGAGATCGACCCGTCGGTCTATCCGGACTGA
- a CDS encoding tRNA-dihydrouridine synthase, whose amino-acid sequence MTTTVEHPALAPVTLGGLALRNRYAVAPMSRVSAGPDGTPTGEMADYYAEFARGGFGLVFSEGTYPDTAASQGYLNQPGLARDEHVAGWRVVTAGVRAAGGRMIAQLMHAGAISQGNPHLEHTVAPTAVRPRGEMMRAYGGSGPWPVPRELTTAEIDDVVEGFAAAAVRARLAGFDGVEVHAANGYLLDQFLTDYTNRRTDSYGGPVANRIRLTARVVTAVAEAVPELVTGVRLSQTKVNDFTYRWPGGRDDAEVIFAAVAEAGAQYLHIASEGRNWIETARLADGGTITALARQVTGLPVIANGGMHDLTQAHEVLTGGHADVLSLGHGALANPDLPARVAAAEPLAEFDRAMVSPTVTVANARRWRESRQA is encoded by the coding sequence ATGACCACCACTGTCGAGCACCCCGCACTGGCCCCGGTCACGCTCGGCGGCCTCGCCCTGCGAAACCGCTACGCCGTGGCCCCGATGTCCCGCGTCTCGGCAGGCCCCGACGGCACCCCGACCGGCGAGATGGCCGACTACTACGCCGAATTCGCCCGCGGCGGCTTCGGGCTCGTGTTCAGCGAGGGCACCTATCCCGACACCGCGGCCAGCCAGGGTTACCTCAACCAGCCGGGCCTCGCGCGGGACGAGCACGTCGCGGGCTGGCGCGTCGTCACCGCCGGAGTCCGTGCGGCGGGCGGCCGGATGATCGCCCAGCTCATGCATGCCGGGGCGATCTCCCAGGGCAATCCGCACCTGGAGCACACCGTCGCTCCTACGGCCGTCCGGCCACGCGGGGAGATGATGCGCGCGTACGGCGGCTCCGGGCCGTGGCCGGTCCCCCGCGAACTCACCACAGCCGAGATCGACGACGTCGTCGAGGGCTTCGCCGCCGCGGCCGTGCGGGCCCGGCTGGCCGGGTTCGACGGTGTCGAGGTGCACGCGGCGAACGGGTACCTGCTCGACCAGTTCCTCACCGACTACACCAACCGCCGCACCGACTCCTACGGCGGACCGGTCGCGAACCGGATCCGGCTGACCGCCCGTGTCGTGACCGCCGTCGCCGAGGCCGTTCCGGAGCTGGTGACCGGCGTGCGGCTGTCGCAGACGAAGGTCAACGACTTCACCTATCGCTGGCCAGGTGGCCGCGACGACGCCGAGGTGATCTTCGCCGCGGTCGCCGAGGCGGGCGCGCAGTACCTCCACATCGCCAGCGAGGGCCGGAACTGGATCGAGACGGCGAGGCTGGCCGACGGCGGCACCATCACCGCCCTCGCCCGGCAGGTCACCGGGCTGCCGGTGATCGCCAACGGCGGGATGCACGACCTCACGCAGGCGCACGAGGTGCTCACCGGCGGGCACGCGGACGTGCTCTCACTCGGGCACGGCGCGCTGGCCAATCCCGATCTGCCCGCCCGCGTCGCGGCGGCGGAACCCCTGGCCGAATTCGACCGGGCGATGGTCTCCCCGACGGTCACGGTGGCGAACGCGCGCCGCTGGCGGGAGAGTCGGCAAGCGTGA
- a CDS encoding DUF1989 domain-containing protein, which yields MSRTEVPPRTAKAVRVAAGDLVRVIDVDGGQVGDVFAFAGNGTELTEHHSAAHTRAGIDRLFPAVGESFVTDRRRPILTLVEDTSPGRHDMLIPACDPARYAALGAPGHRSCATNLREALADEGLGFTGPTPQPINVFMRVPVGEDGRLHWLTANSRPGDAVTLRAEMDCVVVVSACPQDLVRISDAGLSPLAIETVHNGGNHS from the coding sequence ATGAGCAGAACGGAAGTGCCACCAAGGACCGCCAAGGCCGTCCGGGTGGCCGCAGGGGATCTGGTGCGGGTGATCGACGTCGACGGGGGCCAGGTCGGCGACGTCTTCGCGTTCGCCGGCAACGGGACCGAACTGACCGAGCACCACAGCGCGGCGCACACCCGTGCCGGGATCGACAGGCTGTTCCCCGCGGTGGGCGAGTCCTTCGTGACCGACCGGCGCCGCCCGATCCTGACGCTGGTCGAAGACACGTCACCCGGCCGGCACGACATGCTCATCCCGGCGTGCGACCCGGCCCGGTACGCCGCGCTGGGCGCTCCAGGGCACCGGTCCTGCGCCACGAACCTGCGTGAGGCGCTGGCAGACGAAGGCCTCGGCTTCACCGGGCCGACGCCGCAGCCGATCAACGTCTTCATGCGCGTCCCGGTCGGCGAGGACGGACGCCTGCACTGGCTGACCGCGAACTCGCGGCCCGGCGACGCGGTGACCCTGCGCGCCGAGATGGACTGCGTCGTCGTGGTCTCCGCCTGCCCGCAGGACCTCGTCCGGATCAGCGACGCCGGACTGTCCCCGCTCGCCATCGAAACCGTCCACAATGGAGGAAACCACTCATGA
- a CDS encoding MarR family winged helix-turn-helix transcriptional regulator translates to MEDVDAAGLDFWSFVALANRRLAHEYGFRHQLATEVLLTLNRASDLVTYDLEAAVHRPRGRSWSAFRLLFVVWLAGPLEPTGAARLTGMSRAAVSNLVKTLVAEGMLDRVPDERDGRSVRLSLTEAGHEEMVSVFREHNEREFGWTNALTETEQRILVMLLGKLITSRAEFGARSRK, encoded by the coding sequence ATGGAAGACGTGGACGCGGCCGGTCTGGACTTCTGGTCGTTCGTGGCGCTGGCGAACCGGCGGCTCGCGCATGAGTACGGCTTCCGGCACCAGTTGGCGACCGAGGTGCTGCTGACCCTCAACCGGGCCTCCGACCTGGTGACTTACGACCTCGAAGCCGCGGTACACCGGCCCCGCGGCCGGTCGTGGTCGGCCTTCCGGCTGCTGTTCGTGGTCTGGCTCGCCGGGCCGCTCGAACCGACCGGTGCCGCCCGGCTGACCGGGATGAGCCGGGCGGCCGTGTCGAATCTGGTCAAGACGCTGGTCGCGGAGGGGATGCTCGACCGGGTCCCGGACGAGCGCGACGGGCGTTCGGTGCGGTTGTCGCTGACCGAGGCGGGGCACGAGGAGATGGTCTCGGTGTTCCGCGAGCACAACGAGCGCGAATTCGGCTGGACGAACGCGCTGACCGAGACCGAACAGCGCATTCTCGTCATGCTGCTGGGCAAGCTGATCACGAGCCGCGCCGAGTTCGGCGCCCGGAGCCGCAAGTAG
- the fahA gene encoding fumarylacetoacetase, with protein MTTIDIPADSLFGIDNLPYGVFSVDGDSPRVGVRVGGSVVDLAEALGDDVFAAPTLNPFMAQGYDRWVAVRERIRDLVAGEVPDGAVHAIERVTPHLPIEVADYVDFYASEHHASNVGRLFRPDAEPLLPNWKHLPVGYHGRSGTVLVSGTDIVRPSGQRKAPAEAAPVFGPSTRLDIEAEMGFIVGTGTPLNTPITPDSFPRHVFGAVLLNDWSARDIQAWEYVPLGPHLGKSFATSISPWVVPILALEAARIPLPGQTDPKPLPYLRESDPWGLDIDLSIAWNGEEVSRPPFREMYWSPAQMLAHLTVNGASSRTGDLYGSGTISGPEKHQRGAFLELSWGGKEPLTVKGEERTFLQDGDEVVITGSAPGANGSRIGFGEVRGRVLPSN; from the coding sequence ATGACCACGATCGACATCCCCGCAGACTCGCTGTTCGGGATCGACAACCTGCCGTACGGCGTGTTCTCCGTCGACGGCGATTCCCCGCGCGTCGGCGTGCGCGTCGGCGGCTCCGTCGTCGACCTGGCCGAGGCGCTCGGCGACGACGTGTTCGCCGCGCCGACGCTGAACCCGTTCATGGCGCAGGGATACGACCGCTGGGTGGCGGTCCGGGAGCGGATCCGCGACCTGGTCGCCGGCGAGGTCCCCGACGGCGCGGTCCACGCGATCGAACGGGTGACCCCGCACCTGCCGATCGAGGTCGCGGACTACGTCGACTTCTACGCTTCCGAACATCACGCCTCGAACGTCGGCAGGCTGTTCCGCCCCGACGCGGAACCGTTGCTGCCCAACTGGAAGCACCTCCCCGTGGGGTACCACGGACGGTCCGGCACGGTGCTGGTCTCCGGTACGGACATCGTGCGCCCGAGCGGTCAGCGCAAGGCCCCGGCCGAAGCGGCGCCGGTGTTCGGGCCGAGCACGCGGCTGGACATCGAGGCCGAGATGGGATTCATCGTCGGCACCGGAACGCCGCTGAACACCCCGATCACCCCGGACTCCTTTCCCCGCCACGTGTTCGGCGCGGTCCTGCTCAACGACTGGTCGGCCCGCGACATCCAGGCGTGGGAATACGTCCCGCTGGGCCCGCACCTCGGCAAGAGCTTCGCGACGTCCATCTCTCCTTGGGTGGTACCGATCCTGGCGCTGGAAGCCGCGCGGATCCCGCTCCCGGGCCAGACGGATCCAAAGCCGCTGCCATACCTGCGGGAAAGCGACCCGTGGGGCCTCGACATCGACCTCTCCATCGCATGGAACGGCGAGGAGGTCAGCCGCCCGCCGTTCCGCGAGATGTACTGGTCGCCCGCCCAGATGCTCGCGCACCTGACGGTCAACGGCGCCTCCTCCCGCACGGGCGACCTGTACGGTTCCGGCACGATCTCCGGACCGGAGAAACACCAGCGGGGCGCGTTCCTCGAACTGTCGTGGGGCGGCAAGGAACCGCTCACGGTCAAGGGGGAGGAGCGCACCTTCCTTCAGGACGGCGACGAGGTCGTGATCACCGGCTCCGCGCCCGGCGCGAACGGCTCGCGGATCGGGTTCGGCGAGGTGCGCGGGCGCGTTCTGCCGTCGAACTGA
- a CDS encoding vWA domain-containing protein produces the protein MTSSSQHRNDLGYAVDIVLCVDATASMKPTLDNVKHSALSFPGRLVQEMAAKGREIRSLRLKVIAFRDFGDRAEDALAESQFLRIPSQVDEFERTVSALSPGGGGDVPESGLEALAVAMHSDWEAGLDRRRHVIVIFTDAPAHPLGDPRQTGARGYPQSAPDSLDGLFTLWGHAQSRESLMENSAKRLLIFAPEEYPWADIADDWNNTLFFPSVAGEGLEEWEMDEIIATIASSL, from the coding sequence GTGACTTCCTCTTCTCAGCACCGAAACGACCTCGGCTACGCGGTCGACATCGTGTTGTGCGTCGATGCCACCGCGAGCATGAAACCGACACTCGACAACGTCAAGCACAGCGCACTCTCCTTCCCCGGCAGGCTCGTGCAGGAGATGGCGGCCAAAGGGAGGGAAATACGCAGCCTCCGCCTCAAGGTGATCGCGTTCCGCGACTTCGGCGATCGTGCCGAAGACGCACTGGCCGAGAGCCAGTTCCTGCGTATCCCTTCACAGGTCGACGAATTCGAACGCACAGTCAGCGCGCTCAGCCCAGGCGGCGGTGGTGACGTCCCCGAGTCCGGGCTCGAAGCACTCGCGGTCGCGATGCACTCCGACTGGGAGGCGGGACTGGACCGCCGCCGCCATGTGATCGTGATCTTCACCGACGCGCCCGCCCATCCGCTGGGTGACCCGCGACAGACCGGTGCGCGCGGCTATCCGCAATCCGCGCCCGATTCGCTCGACGGGCTTTTCACCCTGTGGGGGCATGCGCAGAGCCGCGAGTCACTCATGGAGAACTCCGCCAAGAGACTGCTGATCTTCGCACCCGAGGAGTATCCGTGGGCGGACATAGCCGACGACTGGAACAACACCCTCTTCTTTCCCTCCGTCGCGGGAGAAGGCCTCGAGGAGTGGGAGATGGACGAGATCATCGCGACCATCGCGAGCAGTCTTTGA